The nucleotide window TCGGTATCGGACGGCTCTCCGAACACCGGTCGGTACGGACGCCGTCCGGCATCGTCGTGGAGTTCTTCCGCGCCATCCCCGTGCTGATCCTGATGATCACGGCGAACGCCGCGTACTCGGAGTTCACCGACATCGCCAGCGACGTGCGTCCGCTGTACGCCGTCGTCACCGGGCTGGTGCTGTACAACGCCTCCGTCCTCGCCGAGATCGTGCGGGCCGGGATCCTGTCCCTGCCGCAGGGGCAGACCGACGCCGCGAAGGCGATCGGTATGCGCAAGGGCCAGACCATGCGGTACGTGCTGCTGCCGCAGTCGGTCACCGCCATGCTGCCCGCGATCGTCAGCCAGATCGTGGTCATCGTGAAGGACACCGCTCTCGGCGGTGCGGTCCTCACCTTCCCGGAGCTGCTCGCGTCGGTCCGTCCGATGAGCGCGAACTACGGTGCGAACACCATCGCGTGCTTCACCGTCATCGCGTTGATCTTCATCGCGGTGAACTTCGCGCTGACCTCCTTCGCGAGCTGGCTCGAGAAGCGCCTGCGGCGCGCCAAGAAGAGCACGGGCACGGTGGTCGGTGCCGGCCCCGATGGCGGCCTCAAGACCATCGGGACACCGCCCCTCGTGATCGAGGACGGACACGGGTCCTGACGGCTCGTCGATAATCCGACCGCGGGGAGCACGGGTACGTCTGCCGTGCTCCCCGCCACGGGTCTCTGTCACTTGACGCAAGCACCGGCAGTAGGTTGCATACGTTCTGTGATCGCGCCCCGAGCCTCCGTCCCCGTTTCTCCTACGACCGTACGGGCCGGAGGGTGTGCGCCGTGGACCCGGTGATCGTCGTCGGTGCCGGGCCCGTCGGTCTGGTGCTGTCGCTCGCCCTCGCCGCACAGGGCGTCCCCTCCGTCGTCCTCGACGAAGGCCCCGGGAAGGACGAGCAGCGGTCCGCACGCACCGTCGTCCTGCGCGAGGACACCGCCGCTCTGGTGGAGCGGCTCGGCTGTGCGACCCTGCGCGACGAGGGCCTCCGGTGGTCCGGATGGCGTTCGATGCGGCGCAAGCAGCTGGTACGCGAGCTGCCGCTCGGCGAGGTGCCGGATACCGGCCCGCTGCTTGCCCCCGTCCATCTGCCGCAGCACGCGCTGACCCGCGGGCTTCGTGCCGCGGTGGCCGCGCAGAGCCTGGTGCGGATGGCACCGCTGAGCCGCATCGACACCCTTGAACAGGACCCGTCCGGCGTCACCGTGCACACGAGGGGGCCAGATTCCACCTGGTGGCGGGGGAGTTATCTGGTCGGCTGCGACGGCGCCCGGTCCACCGTACGCAAGCTTCTGGACATCAGGTTTCCCGGCCGCACGGCGGTGGAACGTCACGCCGTCGCCGCGCTGCGAACCGAACTGCCGTGGCCGGGCGAAGCCGTACTGCACCGGGCAGCGCCGTGGCGCACCGCCGGCCCCGAGGTGACCGCCCGGCCCCTGCCCGACGGCGTCTGGCGGCTGGACTGGCTGCTTCCGCCACGCGGTGAGCTGGTCACTCCGGACGCGCTCATCATCCGGGTCAGGGACACACTGGCGGGCTGGTGCGGAGAGACTCCGGCGTACGAACTGCTGGACACGGGGGTGTACACGCTGCACCACCGGCTGGCCAGGCGCTGGCGGTCGGAGCGGGCGTTCCTGGCCGGTGACGCCGCCCATCTCCTGGGGGCACTCGGCACGCAGGGCCTGGACGAAGGTGTGCGGGACGCCGAGAACCTGGCCTGGAAGCTGGCGCAGAGCTGGCACCACGGTGCCTCCGAGCTGCTGCTCGACAGTTATCAGGCGGAGCGCAGGGCCGCCGTCGCCGCACGACTGCGTGCCGCCGACCAGTCACTGCCGATACTGCGCGGGGGCGGCGGACTGCGAACCCTCGTACCGGGCAGCGCACGTGGTCACGACACGTTGCTCACCGATGGCCATCTGGGGTGCGGACCGCTGGGTGCACCCCCTTCGTACACGCATTCGCCCCTTGCGCCTCCGCGCACCGAGGCGCACGCCCCGGTGGGTACGCCCCCCGGTGCGCCGGTCGTCGATGTACGGGTGACCGCGCCCGACGGTACGAGCGTCCGCCTGCGCGAGCGGCTGGGGCGGGGACATCTGCTGGTCGTCCTGGTCGCTCCGGGCACCGGAGTGTGGGACCGGAGGCACTGGCTCACCGCGGGCGTCATGCCGCGGCTCATCGACGCCGTCGCCGCGCTGCCGGTGAAGGGTGAGCTTCTGGTGGCGGAGAACTACCCCGGTGCGTCGGCGCACACCGTACTGCTGGTCCGCCCCGACGGACACCTCGTGGCGGCCTTCGGAGGAGTCCTTCCGGCGGAGCTCTTCGCTGCGGCCGACGCGGCTCGCGGAGGCGGCATCGAAACGGCCGACGGCGGTGGTACGGGTGCGGCGCGGGACGAAGCGCGGCACCGGTCTCCGCGCTCGGAGCGTGCCGCGCACGTCAATTGACTGAGCCAGGACGTCGACCGAACGGGACAGTTGACCGCAGGGCGGGGCAGGGCACGCAACGAACTGGAGTGGCGGCTCGATCCGTGGGGAAGCCATCGCGCCATCGCGCCATCGCGCCATCGCGCCGGTGAGCCGGTGAGCCGGTGAGCCGGTGAGCCACGATCTCCGGGTGGTGGTGATCTGCAACGAGGGGTACGCGTCGAGCCTGGCGGCCGCGTCCCTGCACCGCCTGGGACTGCACCGGGCGACCGACCTGACCGGTGGATTCCAGGCATGGCGTGCGGCGGGGCTCCCGGTCGAGGTGTGACCGGGAGCCCGTGAAGCCGGTGCGGGCGGTCACTGCCTGGAGGTGGCCACCTCCACCGGGAGGGGCCTGAGCGCCAGCCGTCCGGGAGGGGCAGTGGCCACCAGGACCAGCAGCGCGGCGGCGCCCAGCACCGCGGCGTACACCGTCGGCAGGACTGCGGGCGCCGCGCTGCCGGTCATTCCGATACTGAGGGCGGTCAGGACGCGAGGGAAATGCCGCTGCCCAGGACCGCGGCGATCAGCAGAAGCGCCAATGTCGATGAATTGACTGTGAAGCCAGGCGGCGAGCGGCAGCCCGGCGAGCGAGTCTTGCCGTTGCCCTTGTGCTTGACGGCGGTGCGGTGGATGTTCTGGTCGGCCGAGACGACGAGCGGTGTGGAGGTGTGGCGGCGTAGCGCTCGGTGGCGATCTTTCCCCGCAGACCGGTCTCCAGGAATGTGCCGCGGCCGTGATGAGAGCGGCTGCGCACATGAGGCCAGTAACGCGCCCAACCCGCCCTTCCGGTCCCGGATGGTGTGCAGGGCGTAGCGCAGCATCATGATGCGTCCGTCTCCGGTCGATGGTCTGCGGGGCTGGGTGCCGGGAAGGCGAGCAGTCGCGTGAGGACCGTGCGTGCTCCGGGCGGCGTCGCGGCGTCCGGGCGCTTGTACCGGTTCATCAACGCGATGTACTCCTCGAGGAACGCGCGCGGTTCGGGGAGCGTGAGCCGGATGGAGCCGCGCGAGTACGGGAAGGCGTCACCCACTCGTCGCCCGGATCGGGCTGATCGGTCCGGGCGGACTGGTGGGTCAGGTCAGTCCGGTCAGTTCGGTCGGGCTGTCCGCTGTCGCGTTGGAGCTGCTCGAAGAGGGCCAGGTCCGCGGCGTAGGCATGCCTGTTGAGCTCGTCCGTGACGCGTCGTGTCGCGGGTGTCTGGCGGGACCGCGGCAGGAAGCGCCGGTCACCCGGAACGGCTCTCCACCAACATCGCCTTCTGCCTCCCGACCCTTCGGCCCCGGAGCCCGTGAGCTCTGCGGCAGGGGTCTCGACGTCCTGTGGCACGGTCTCCTCCACGAAGCCGTACCTGGCCAGTTCGCGCAGGTGACAGCTGGTGGCTCCGGTGTTCAGCCCGAGCGCCCGGGCGAGGATCGCGGACGTGGCCGGTCCGTACAGGTGAAGTGCTGAAGGGTCTTTGGCGCCGTGGCTGGGCGAGCGCCTTGAGCGCCGCCAGCTCCGTGATCTCGGTACCACCGGGTTTCTCTGGCATGCCCCACACACTGCTCTGCGCACAGCTGGCGGTGCACAGCAGTATTCCGGCGTCTTCGCACGGGGTTAGCCCCCTCGTCGCCCTCCTCCGGCCGACTGCACGCGCGCCCCGGAATCCGCGCCGTCCCACCCGAACGCCACGCCCCAGTGGAGCGATCGCCGTGAGCCCCGCACATTCACCTCACCACCGAGGAACGAAATGTACGGAGATGCCGGCCGATGAAGACCCTGTACCTCACCCCCGATCAGCTCGACGCCCAGGTCTCCCACCTCCACGACACAGCAGCGTGGCAGGACATCATCACGGGCTGGGAACACACAGCACCCGAAGCGCCATTGCCCGCGAAGCCTGGACCGGCGCCCCGACCGGAACCAGGACCCGAGTCTGAGCCGGGCCGGAAGCCAGGGCCGGAATCCAAGCCGGAGCCCGAGTCGGCATCTGCATCTGCATCGGCGTCGGCGTCGGCGTCGGCGTCGGCCAAGGGCAGCGCGACACGCGCCCTGGACCGAGCCCCGGCCCCCACCAGGGACTCGGCCGACTGGCGGGATCTGCTGTCCGTACCCGTCGATCAGCTCATCGACGAGTCCGTGCGGGCGCTTGCCACGCCACCGCCCCGCGAACGCCGGCTTCCCGGGCGACTGGGCGCGGTCCTGCCCGAGCGCCTGCACAGCTGGCGGCGTATCGGTCAGCCCGATGTGCGCCCCTCCGTCCATCTCGGCTACGCCCGGCAGATCCTGGTCGAGTGGGGCTGGCAGAACACCCCGTACCGGTTGCGCGATGCCCGGGGCGCCCGGTGCCTCTGTGGCGCCCTGCTCACCGCTCACCGCCTCGGGTACGGATCCCTCGACACCATGGACCGGGCCGGGGCCTGGCTGATCACCGAGCTCCGTTCACAGGGCTGGACCGGTCTGATCGGCCCATGGAACCGGCACCCCGGCCGTACCGCCGCCGACGCCCTGTCTCTGCTCGATGCCACCATCCGACGGGCCTCACACGCAGGCCACTGACCCCTCCGGCCGCCCTGGCTGACCGCTCTTGACCGCTCTGACCGCCCTGGCCCGTCACCCGAGCGTTCCAGCCCGGCCCGGCGCACCCGCATCCCGGACGCACTCCCGCCCTCGACCACAGCCTCCCCCGACCGGGCCTCCTCCCCCCGTGGGCCGCGTCCTCAGAAGGACTCGTCCAGGCCCTCCGTCTCCTCGCCCTCTTCCGCCAGGGCTTGCCTCACTACGCGCAGGGCCATCCCCTCCCCATACCCCTTGCGCGCGAGCATCCCAGCAAGGCGGCGCAGGCGCTTGTCCCGGTCCAGGCCGCGGGTGGAGCGGAGTTTGCGCGCCACCAGCTCCCGCGCCGTCGCCTCCTCCTGCTCCGGGTCCAGTTGCCCGACGGCCTCGTCGATCAGCCCTGAGTCCACGCCCTTGGTGCGCAGCTCACGCACGAGAGCCCGGCGTGCCAGCCCCCGGCTGCGATGCCGGGACTCCACCCACGCCTCCGCGAACGACCCGTCGTCGATCAGCCCGACGTCCTCGAACCGTGACAGCACCTCTTCGGCGGCCTCGTCGGGAATCTCCCGCATACGCAGGGCGTCCGCGAGCTGCTTCCGTGTGCGTGGCGTCCCGGTGAGCAGGCGCAGACAGATGTTGCGCGCCTGCTCCACCGGGTCCTGCGGTTCCCCCTTCTCGGCCCTCGACGAGGAGGAGGAACCGCCGCTTCTGCTGTCGGTGCGGGAACGACGGCCGGCGCCGCCCGGCCCCGAACCTTCGCCGAACCCTCGGCCACCTTCACCGAACCCCCCGCCCGAGCTCCTCCCCCGACGGCGCCCGTTCCCCGCAGCGGGCTCGGTCCGGGAACCGGCCCTGCCCCCGGGACCGGACTCCGGCTCGGATTCATGGGCGGACCGGGCGGACCCGGCGAATTCACGACCGGCGCCCGTGCCGGGGCCGATGTCGTCCGACCACTCCGTACGACGCGTCACGGTCTAGCTCTTGGCCGCCGCAGCCTTGGTGGCCTTGGCCTTGGTGACCGGCGCGGCCACGGACTTCGCCGAAGCGTCATCCGCGCCATCGGCAGTGACGGCCGGGACGGCAGCGGGCTCGGCCGCCGGGACCTCGGCCCGCACACCGATACCCAGCTTCTCCAGGATCTTCTTCTCGATCTCATTGGCGAGGTCGGGATTGTCCTTGAGGAAGTTACGGGCGTTCTCCTTGCCCTGGCCGAGCTGGTCGCCCTCGTACGTGTACCAGGCGCCGGCCTTGCGGACGAAGCCGTGATCGACGCCCATGTCGATCAGACCTCCCTCGCGGCTGATGCCGTGGCCGTAGAGGATGTCGAACTCGGCCTGCTTGAACGGCGGCGCGACCTTGTTCTTGACGACCTTGACCCGGGTCCGGTTACCGACAGCCTCGGTACCGTCCTTGAGCGTCTCGATCCGTCGGATGTCGAGACGCACCGAGGCGTAGAACTTCAGCGCCCGGCCACCTGTCGTGGTCTCGGGGGAGCCGAACATCACACCGATCTTCTCGCGAAGCTGGTTGATGAAGATCGCGGTGGTCTTGGACTGGTTGAGCGCGCTGGTGATCTTGCGGAGCGCCTGGCTCATCAGACGCGCCTGCAGACCCACGTGCGAGTCACCCATCTCGCCCTCGATTTCCGCACGCGGCACCAGGGCCGCGACGGAGTCGATGACGATCAGGTCGAGCGCGCCGGAGCGGATCAGCATGTCCACGATTTCCAGCGCCTGCTCACCGTTGTCCGGCTGGGACAGGATGAGATTGTCGATGTCGACGCCGAGCTTCTTCGCGTACTCGGGGTCGAGAGCGTGCTCGGCGTCGATGAAGGCCACCGTGCCGCCGAGCTTCTGCGCGTTCGCCACGGCGTGGAGCGTCAGCGTCGTCTTACCGGAGGACTCCGGCCCGTACACCTCCACCACACGGCCGCGTGGCAGACCG belongs to Streptomyces finlayi and includes:
- a CDS encoding amino acid ABC transporter permease → MTTSVLFDAQGPRAKRRNVLYTVIFLAALAAVLWWVYTALDEKHQLDWVKWEPFFTSSQPWETYLWPGLQNTLKAAFFALLIALPLGALFGIGRLSEHRSVRTPSGIVVEFFRAIPVLILMITANAAYSEFTDIASDVRPLYAVVTGLVLYNASVLAEIVRAGILSLPQGQTDAAKAIGMRKGQTMRYVLLPQSVTAMLPAIVSQIVVIVKDTALGGAVLTFPELLASVRPMSANYGANTIACFTVIALIFIAVNFALTSFASWLEKRLRRAKKSTGTVVGAGPDGGLKTIGTPPLVIEDGHGS
- a CDS encoding FAD-dependent monooxygenase produces the protein MDPVIVVGAGPVGLVLSLALAAQGVPSVVLDEGPGKDEQRSARTVVLREDTAALVERLGCATLRDEGLRWSGWRSMRRKQLVRELPLGEVPDTGPLLAPVHLPQHALTRGLRAAVAAQSLVRMAPLSRIDTLEQDPSGVTVHTRGPDSTWWRGSYLVGCDGARSTVRKLLDIRFPGRTAVERHAVAALRTELPWPGEAVLHRAAPWRTAGPEVTARPLPDGVWRLDWLLPPRGELVTPDALIIRVRDTLAGWCGETPAYELLDTGVYTLHHRLARRWRSERAFLAGDAAHLLGALGTQGLDEGVRDAENLAWKLAQSWHHGASELLLDSYQAERRAAVAARLRAADQSLPILRGGGGLRTLVPGSARGHDTLLTDGHLGCGPLGAPPSYTHSPLAPPRTEAHAPVGTPPGAPVVDVRVTAPDGTSVRLRERLGRGHLLVVLVAPGTGVWDRRHWLTAGVMPRLIDAVAALPVKGELLVAENYPGASAHTVLLVRPDGHLVAAFGGVLPAELFAAADAARGGGIETADGGGTGAARDEARHRSPRSERAAHVN
- a CDS encoding DUF6197 family protein, with translation MKTLYLTPDQLDAQVSHLHDTAAWQDIITGWEHTAPEAPLPAKPGPAPRPEPGPESEPGRKPGPESKPEPESASASASASASASASAKGSATRALDRAPAPTRDSADWRDLLSVPVDQLIDESVRALATPPPRERRLPGRLGAVLPERLHSWRRIGQPDVRPSVHLGYARQILVEWGWQNTPYRLRDARGARCLCGALLTAHRLGYGSLDTMDRAGAWLITELRSQGWTGLIGPWNRHPGRTAADALSLLDATIRRASHAGH
- the recX gene encoding recombination regulator RecX — encoded protein: MTRRTEWSDDIGPGTGAGREFAGSARSAHESEPESGPGGRAGSRTEPAAGNGRRRGRSSGGGFGEGGRGFGEGSGPGGAGRRSRTDSRSGGSSSSSRAEKGEPQDPVEQARNICLRLLTGTPRTRKQLADALRMREIPDEAAEEVLSRFEDVGLIDDGSFAEAWVESRHRSRGLARRALVRELRTKGVDSGLIDEAVGQLDPEQEEATARELVARKLRSTRGLDRDKRLRRLAGMLARKGYGEGMALRVVRQALAEEGEETEGLDESF
- the recA gene encoding recombinase RecA: MAGNDREKALDAALAQIERQFGKGAVMRLGERPNEPIEVIPTGSTALDVALGVGGLPRGRVVEVYGPESSGKTTLTLHAVANAQKLGGTVAFIDAEHALDPEYAKKLGVDIDNLILSQPDNGEQALEIVDMLIRSGALDLIVIDSVAALVPRAEIEGEMGDSHVGLQARLMSQALRKITSALNQSKTTAIFINQLREKIGVMFGSPETTTGGRALKFYASVRLDIRRIETLKDGTEAVGNRTRVKVVKNKVAPPFKQAEFDILYGHGISREGGLIDMGVDHGFVRKAGAWYTYEGDQLGQGKENARNFLKDNPDLANEIEKKILEKLGIGVRAEVPAAEPAAVPAVTADGADDASAKSVAAPVTKAKATKAAAAKS